One Urocitellus parryii isolate mUroPar1 chromosome 8, mUroPar1.hap1, whole genome shotgun sequence DNA window includes the following coding sequences:
- the Sapcd1 gene encoding suppressor APC domain-containing protein 1: MGSQGSGGQPLAQAPYTVLLLPLGTSREDPGAQSFFLWLQRMQALEREQDALWQGLELLEHGRAWFEDHLREAQQQQLHLGALGENFLTDLHSEPGGPQLAQIQKVNICLQNLIQGKFSPHPLNKDSSCTTQNWKEEPWKQNLWQQQELSKQQKGNIQSQEEMAQLSCLQGQRGPTLV; the protein is encoded by the exons ATGGGGAGCCAGGGTTCTGGTGGGCAGCCCCTGGCACAGGCTCCCTACACAGTTCTGCTGCTGCCACTGGGAACAAGCCGAGAAGACCCCGGGGCCCAGAGCTTTTTTCTTTGG CTGCAGAGGATGCAGGCTCTGGAGAGAGAGCAGGATGCCCTGTGGCAGGGCCTGGAGCTGCTGGAACATGGCCGGGCCTGGTTTGAAGACCATCTGAGGGAGGCACAGCAACAGCAGCTGCATCTGGGAGCCCTTGGTGAG AATTTTCTAACAGATTTACACTCAGAGCCTGGCGGCCCCCAGTTAGCCCAAATTCAAAAAGTGAACATCTGTTTGCAGAATCTGATTCAAGGAAAG TTCTCCCCACATCCATTGAACAAGGACAGTTCCTGTACCACCCAGAACTGGAAGGAAGAGCCGTGGAAGCAGAACTTGTGGCAGCAACAG GAGTTATCAAAGCAGCAGAAAGGAAACATCCAGTCTCAGGAGGAGATGGCTCAGCTGAGCTGTCTCCAGGGGCAGAGAGGCCCTACCCTTGTGTAA
- the Msh5 gene encoding mutS protein homolog 5 has protein sequence MTFQATPGRTPQGLGPGAVSARFPNLVPAPGPAEANEEEDEEEEGPAEIHLCVLWNSGYLGIAYYDTSDSIVHFMPDAPDHESLKLLQRVVDEINPRSVVTSAKQDENMTHFLGKLASQEHREPKRPEIILLPSVDFGLEISKQRLLSGNYSFIPESMTATEKILFLSSIIPFDCLLTVRALGGLLKFLGRRRIGVELEDYNVSIPILGFKKFVLTHLVSIDQDTYSVLQIFKSEAHPSVYKVASGLKEGLSLFGILNRCRCKWGEKLLRLWFTRPTQDLGELNSRLDVIQFFLLPQNLDMAQMLHRLMSHIKNVPLILKRMKLSHTKVSDWQVLYKTVYSALGLRDACRSLPQSIQLFRDIAQEFSDDLHHIASLIGKVVDFEGSLAENRFTVLPNVDPEIDEKKRRLMGLPSFLTEVARKELENLDSRIPSCSVIYIPLIGFLLSIPRLPSMVEAGDFEIEGLDFMFLSEEKLHYRSARTKELDALLGDLHCEIRDQETLLMYQLQCQVLARAAVLTRVLDLASRLDALLALASAARDYGYSRPHYSPQLHGVRIHNGRHPLMELCARTFVPNSAECGGDKGRVKVVTGPNSSGKSIYLKQVGLITFMALVGSFVPAEEAEIGAVDAIFTRIHSCESISLGLSTFMIDLNQVAKAVNNATERSLVLIDEFGKGTNTVDGLALLAAVLRHWLVLGPMCPHIFVATNFLSLVQLQLLPQGPLVQYLTMETCEDGNDLIFFYQVCGGVANASYASHTAAQAGLPEKLIARGKEVSDLIRSGKPIKPVKELLKENQMQNCQTLVDKFLKLDLEDPSLDLDIFMSQEVLPAATTIL, from the exons ATGACCTTCCAAGCAACCCCAGGCAGGACGCCTCAGGGACTGGGACCTGGGGCGGTCTCTGCCAGGTTCCCCAACTTGGTCCCAGCACCGGGCCCCGCGGAAGCCAAtgaagaggaagatgaggaggaggaaggaccagCCGAG ATCCATCTGTGTGTGTTATGGAATTCAGGATACCTGGGCATTGCCTACTATGACACTAGTGACTCCATTGTTCACTTCATGCCAGATGCCCCAGACCATGAGAGCCTCAAGCTTCTTCAAAGAG TTGTGGATGAAATCAATCCCCGGTCTGTTGTTACCAGTGCCAAACAGGATGAGAATATGACTCATTTTCTAGGGAAGCTTG CCTCCCAGGAGCACAGAGAGCCAAAGAGACCTGAAATCATACTTTTGCCAagtgtggattttg GTCTGGAGATAAGCAAACAACGTCTCCTTTCTGGAAACTACTCCTTTATCCCGGAGTCCATGACTGCCACTGAAAAaatccttttcctctcctccattATTCCCTTTGACTGCCTTCTCACG GTCCGGGCACTTGGAGGACTGCTCAAGTTCCTGGGTCGAAGAAGAATTGGAGTTGAACTGGAAGACTATAATGTCAGCATCCCCATCCTGGGCTTTAAGAAATTTGTGTT GACCCATCTTGTGAGCATAGATCAAGACACTTACAG TGTTTTACAGATTTTTAAGAGTGAGGCTCACCCCTCAGTATACAAAGTGGCCAGTGGACTGAAGGAGGGGCTTAGCCTTTTTG GAATTCTCAACAGATGCCGCTGTAAGTGGGGAGAGAAACTACTCAG GCTCTGGTTCACACGCCCAACTCAGGACCTGGGAGAACTCAATTCCCGTTTGGatgtcattcaattttttttgctGCCCCAGAATCTGGACATGGCTCAGATGTTGCATCGGCTTATGAGTCACATCAAGAATGTGCCT CTGATTCTGAAACGCATGAAGTTGTCCCACACCAAGGTCAGTGACTGGCAGGTTCTGTACAAG ACTGTGTACAGTGCCTTGGGACTAAGGGATGCTTGCCGCTCCCTGCCCCAGTCCATTCAGCTTTTTCGGGACATTGCCCAAGAATTCTCTGATGACCTGCATCACATTGCCAGCCTCATTGGCAAAGTG GTGGACTTTGAGGGCAGTCTTGCTGAAAATCGTTTCACAGTTCTCCCCAATGTAGACCCTGAAATTGATGAGA AAAAACGAAGGCTGATGGGTCTTCCCAGTTTCCTCACTGAAGTTGCTCGGAAGGAGCTGGAGAATCTGGACTCCCGTATTCCATCATGCAGTGTCATCTACATCCCTCTG ATTGGCTTCCTTCTTTCTATTCCCCGCCTTCCTTCTATGGTAGAGGCTGGTGACTTTGAAATTGAGGGACTGGATTTCATG TTTCTCTCAGAGGAGAAGCTGCACTATCGCAGTGCTCGAACCAAGGAGCTGGATGCATTGCTCGGGGACCTGCACTGTGAGATCCGGG ACCAGGAAACCCTATTGATGTACCAGCTGCAGTGCCAGGTGCTGGCAAGGGCAGCTGTCTTGACCCGAGTATTGGACCTTGCCTCCCGCCTGGATGCCCTGCTGGCTCTTGCCAGTGCTGCCCGGGACTATGGCTACTCAAGGCCCCATTATTCCCCCCAGCTCCATGGGGTACGAATCCATAATGGCAG ACATCCTCTGATGGAACTATGTGCCCGAACCTTTGTGCCCAATTCTGCAGAATGTGGTGGGGACAAAGGCAGGGTCAAAGTCGTCACTGGACCCAATTCCTCAGGAAAGAGCATATACCTTAAACAG GTAGGCTTGATCACGTTCATGGCCCTGGTGGGCAGCTTTGTACCAGCAGAGGAGGCTGAAATTGGGGCAGTAGATGCCATCTTCACCCGAATTCATAGCTGTGAATCCATCTCCCTTGGCCTCTCCACCTTCATGATCGACCTCAATCAG GTGGCAAAAGCAGTGAATAATGCCACTGAGCGATCTCTGGTTCTTATTGATGAATTCGGAAAGGGAACCAACACG GTGGATGGGCTTGCACTTTTGGCTGCTGTGCTCCGACACTGGTTGGTGCTTGGACCCATGTGCCCCCACATCTTTGTGGCCACCAACTTTCTGAGTCTTGTTCAACTACAGCTGTTGCCACAAGGGCCCCTGGTGCAGTATTTG aCCATGGAGACCTGTGAGGATGGGAACGACCTTATCTTCTTCTATCAGGTTTGCGGAGGAGTTGCCAATGCCAGCTATGCCTCCCACACGGCTGCCCAGGCAGGGCTTCCTGAAAAACTCATTGCTCGTGGCAAAGAG GTCTCAGACTTGATCCGCAGTGGAAAACCTATCAAGCCTGTGAAGGAGTTGTTAAAGGAGAACCAAATGCAAAA TTGCCAGACATTAGTGGACAAGTTTCTGAAACTGGATTTGGAAGATCCCAGCCTGGACTTGGACATTTTCATGAGTCAGGAAGTGTTGCCTGCTGCCACCACCATCCTCTGa